The DNA sequence GATTAGCTTTTCGGGAAATTTCCAAACGAACAATTTCAACGAAATCTTTCAATTTCTTATTTTACTATGTTCAACTCTATGTATTCCTCTATCCGTAGAGTACATTGAATGTACAGAAATGGCTATAACAGAGTTTCTGTTATTCGTATTAACAGCTACTCTAGGAGGAATGTTTTTATGCGGTGCTAACGATTTAATAACTATCTTTGTAGCTCCAGAATGTTTCAGTTTATGCTCCTACCTATTATCTGGATATACCAAGAAAGATGTACGGTCTAATGAGGCTACTACGAAGTATTTACTCATGGGTGGGGCAAGCTCTTCTATTCTGGTTCACGGTTTCTCTTGGCTATATGGTTCATCCGGGGGAGAGATCGAGCTTCAAGAAATAGTGAATGGTCTTATCAATACACAAATGTATAACTCCCCAGGAATTTCAATTGCGCTTATATTCATCACTGTAGGAATTGGGTTCAAGCTTTCCCCAGCCCCTTCTCATCAATGGACTCCTGACGTATACGAAGGAGTGCGGTTCGTTCGATAAATTCCTACCTCTCTATCTATCTCTGAGATGTTTGGATTTTTCAAAACTCCATGGACATGCAGAAGAGAAATGCTATCCCCACTCGGACCAAGACATAACTTTTACTTGTTCAAATAACAATTAAGGTGAAGCAGGGTCAGGAACAACGAATCTCTTTATGATAAAGAGATTCATTTTGCAAGTTCGTTATTACGGGTAGTTCCTACAAAGGATCGGACTAATGACGTATACAATACTTGAATTCTCGATGTAGATGCTACATAGTCGGTTCTCATCCTTCAGAGACTACGAGTGTAATAGGAGCATCCGTCGACAAAAGGATCACCCTAAGATGATCATCTCATGGCTATTGAGAACGAATCAAATCAGATGGTTCTATTTCTCAATCTTTCTGACTTGCTCCTACGGAACCAAGGTCGAAAAGATTGAGAAAAATCAGTCATTCACAACCACTGATGAAGGATTCCTCGAAAAGTTAAGGATTAGTAATCCTTTTTAGAAATCGAATGGATTCGGTCTTATACATACGCGAGGAAGGTAATCAAAAAAGAAAGAAGATGAGTTCTTCTTTCTTTTATCACTTAGGAGCCGTGCGAGATGAAAGTCTCATGCACGGTTTTGAATGAGAGAAAGAAGTGAGGAATCCTCTTTTCGACTCTGACTCTCCCACTCCAGTTGTTGCTTTTCTTTCTGTTACTTCGAAAGTAGCTGCTTCAGCTTCAGCCACTCGAATTTTCGATATTCCTTTTTATTTCTCATCAAACGAATGGCATCTTCTTCTGGAAATCCTAGCTATTCTTAGCATGATATTGGGGAATCTCATTGCTATTACTCAAACAAGCATGAAACGTATGCTTGCGTATTCGTCCATAGGTCAAATTGGATATGTAATTATTGGAATAATTGTTGGAGACTCAAATGGTGGATATGCAAGCATGATAACTTATATGCTGTTCTATATCTCCATGAATCTAGGAACTTTTGCTTGCATTGTATTATTTGGTCTACGTACCGGAACTGATAACATTCGAGATTATGCAGGATTATACACAAAAGATCCTTTTTTGGCTCTCTCTTTAGCCCTATGTCTCTTATCCTTAGGAGGTCTTCCTCCACTAGCAGGTTTTTTCGGAAAACTTCATTTATTCTGGTGTGGATGGCAGGCAGGCCTATATTTCTTGGTTTCAATAGGACTCCTTACGAGCGTTGTTTCTATCTACTATTATCTAAAAATAATCAAGTTATTAATGACTGGACGAAACCAAGAAATAACCCCTCACGTGCGAAATTATAGAAGATCCCCTTTAAGATCAAACAATTCCATCGAATTGAGTATGATTGTATGTGTGATAGCATCTACTATACCAGGAATATCAATGAACCCGATTATTGAAATTGCTCAGGATACCCTTTTTTAGCTTCTAGAATCTATTTCTTAGTTCAAGATCCCTCTTACTAACTGGAATCAAAGAATTAGTAGATCTGTTCCGCCCAAAATGGGAATGGGCTAGGGTTATGAACTTATAATCTATAATCTGATGATCGAGTCGATTCCATGATTATAAGTTCATTCCATACCGGACCAGACCGGAATAGGGTTATATACATTCTAATTATGAGAAGGGGTCATTCGAGCGTATCTAAATAGGTACTATGTTTACATATGGATCCCTACGTCGTTACATTCCATTTAGGATTAGGAATAGGCGTAATCGGACCTGCTTTTTACATATCTCGCGTTATTTGGGATGGGACCCTATTCACCTCTTTGGGCTTCTATTGAATCGAGAAATCGGTTTGATTGTCCATCTTTTTGATATAATAATATATTTGATAATATATATTTTTGATATATAGATATATATAATATATAAGGCATCCTCCGGATAATTCAAATCGAAGCAATTGGATGTCCGACTCGGGCCTATATGACATGACTGATCAATAGAAATACTCTAACACTCCACCTTTGTCATATATTCCATACATCGCACTGGATAGGTATCATATTCATGGAATACGATTCACTTTCAAGATGCCTTGGTGGTGAAATGGTAGACACGCGAGACTCAAAATCTCGTGCTAAAGAGCGTGGAGGTTCGAGTCCTCTTCAAGGCATAATATTGAATATTGAGAATGCTCATTGACTTGGAATAAGTTCGGCAGCGGATCACGAAATCTTGGTGATCTTCTCTATCTAATGAATGGGGAGTCTGCTTTGAAATCGTCCGCCCTGCACCCCCCCCCCGAGTATATGCTTCAACAGGAATCACACAAGGGTAGATTGATACAATAGAAACCTCTGGTAAAATGCCCACCCGTAATCCAGCAGATAAAGTACATTACATAGTCCGTTTTAGGGATTGGCGACTTACCCATTCAGTGACTTTGGCACTGGACGTTCCCAAAATGGGTACTGTACTATCGGGTCGGGTGAATTCAATAATAGACGCCCGTTGGCATTCCAGCCTTCCTTCTCCTTTCAAGGGCCTATCCGAAAGAGAATCCAGTACTTCTTGGTCGTGAATATCTGAATAGGACGAACCGCCCCGTGGATATCTTTGCTTCGGAACAAAACAATTAGAATTAGTCGGTCAACTGGAATGTGTATTATCCATATAGGGGATCTTTCAATTGAGAAGATCCGTCGACCTGAGACGAAGAGAAATGTCTATCTATTTTATTTAGTTATTCAGTTAAACCAATGAGTCATTATTGTAGCAGATAGCAACAACCATTTCATCCGACATGCGTTTTTTTGATTTTCCAATGGATTTACATCTTTCATTAATGGAAATTTTTTGATGTAGTGAGTAATAGCTCTGGTTGTTCGCTGTTCAAGAATTCTTGTTTAGGCAGTTCATACCATCCATACATAATGTTTTGATCTAAGATTTCAATTCTTCCATGTTTCAGCAGTAGTTAGTATATTGTTCCATGGAGCTAAGGTCCAAAATATGGAAGAAACAGGTGTTTCCA is a window from the Prunus persica chloroplast, complete genome genome containing:
- the ndhB gene encoding NADH-plastoquinone oxidoreductase subunit 2, translated to MIWHVQNENFILDSTRIFMKAFHLLLFDGSFIFPECILIFGLILLLMIDSTSDQKDIPWLYFISSTSLVMSITALLFRWREEPTISFSGNFQTNNFNEIFQFLILLCSTLCIPLSVEYIECTEMAITEFLLFVLTATLGGMFLCGANDLITIFVAPECFSLCSYLLSGYTKKDVRSNEATTKYLLMGGASSSILVHGFSWLYGSSGGEIELQEIVNGLINTQMYNSPGISIALIFITVGIGFKLSPAPSHQWTPDVYEGSPTPVVAFLSVTSKVAASASATRIFDIPFYFSSNEWHLLLEILAILSMILGNLIAITQTSMKRMLAYSSIGQIGYVIIGIIVGDSNGGYASMITYMLFYISMNLGTFACIVLFGLRTGTDNIRDYAGLYTKDPFLALSLALCLLSLGGLPPLAGFFGKLHLFWCGWQAGLYFLVSIGLLTSVVSIYYYLKIIKLLMTGRNQEITPHVRNYRRSPLRSNNSIELSMIVCVIASTIPGISMNPIIEIAQDTLF